A stretch of Bacillus pseudomycoides DNA encodes these proteins:
- a CDS encoding YncE family protein — protein MKKYFFLLCFLFLLAGCQGKSYTPIAKNKSILITTNIKEGSISFIDEKSKKTVTTWEFKEPITGIALLPSGEDILVYGKQLEYVYIYSLTEGNEVNKWKTGKGITNVIVANDGKQLFMADQNEQKVRFFTINGKETGSVSVGKGPLTMVQNDKQLHVLNFYDTQLSTIDLEKKKVIQSFMVPPASTGAMVSADGKEIWIGGHGDGTQVNEKVLVYSLSNGEMVRSLHAPFMPVSLAGDEKFVYALSHGSNTLRKFDIRTYQEVGSLEVGSNPFSFLKNEKEAYVASYDSNEVYVIDIQNMKIKQTIAVGKGPFQLTQREGREK, from the coding sequence TTGAAGAAATACTTTTTTCTGCTATGTTTTTTGTTTCTATTAGCAGGATGTCAAGGGAAGTCATATACACCGATTGCTAAAAATAAAAGTATTCTTATAACAACCAATATTAAAGAAGGTAGCATTAGTTTTATTGACGAAAAGTCGAAAAAGACAGTAACAACATGGGAATTCAAAGAGCCTATTACAGGAATCGCACTGCTGCCAAGTGGGGAAGACATACTTGTATATGGTAAGCAATTAGAATATGTATATATATACTCATTAACAGAAGGAAACGAAGTGAACAAATGGAAGACTGGAAAAGGGATTACGAATGTGATCGTAGCAAATGATGGAAAACAATTATTTATGGCTGATCAAAATGAACAAAAAGTACGTTTCTTTACGATAAATGGAAAAGAGACCGGAAGTGTTTCGGTAGGAAAAGGCCCGCTAACAATGGTGCAGAATGATAAACAATTACATGTATTAAATTTTTATGATACACAGCTATCTACAATCGATTTAGAGAAAAAGAAAGTTATACAATCTTTTATGGTGCCGCCAGCATCAACTGGAGCCATGGTTAGTGCTGATGGTAAGGAGATATGGATTGGTGGGCATGGTGATGGTACGCAAGTGAATGAGAAAGTCTTAGTTTATTCATTAAGTAATGGAGAGATGGTACGTTCTTTACATGCACCATTTATGCCGGTTAGTCTTGCGGGAGATGAAAAGTTCGTGTACGCATTAAGTCACGGATCAAATACATTAAGAAAATTTGATATACGAACATACCAAGAAGTGGGGTCCCTTGAGGTAGGATCTAATCCATTTTCTTTTTTGAAAAACGAGAAAGAAGCTTATGTAGCTAGCTATGATAGTAATGAAGTGTATGTAATTGATATACAGAATATGAAAATAAAACAAACGATTGCAGTTGGAAAGGGACCATTTCAATTGACGCAGCGAGAAGGGAGAGAGAAATGA
- a CDS encoding (Fe-S)-binding protein → MTTLNKEQIQKEFKERLSEDELLNCMRCGFCLPTCPTYIQSGYKESHSPRGRIALMKGVVDGLIEPDEDVENTLNVCLGCRACEPVCPSGVNYGHLLEEARDIINQNKKFSMPVKAVRKIVFEGLFPHQSRMRTLTGLIGFYQRSGLQTLTHKTGIMKLFPDTLATMDLVLPKVPKMKEMKNRPEFLSAETTKKKRVAFFTGCLMDTMFLETNNATMKLLQLAGCDVVIPKEQSCCGALHGHAGEKGGAKELAKRNIQAFEDLKIDYIITNAGGCGAYLVDYDHLLKDDPKWTERAKQFVTKIKDITAILVELDFHKRTDLRLPPQIITYQDSCHLRNVMRTSFQPRMLLQAIQGVTYREMKEADRCCSSAGIYNIVHSELSMEFLDYKMERVHETDAATIVTANPGCLLQMKLGIEREKLSHKMRGIHIVDLLLEAIEYNS, encoded by the coding sequence ATGACAACCTTAAACAAAGAACAAATTCAAAAAGAATTTAAAGAACGTCTAAGCGAAGATGAATTATTAAACTGTATGCGATGCGGATTTTGTCTGCCGACTTGTCCTACTTACATTCAATCTGGATATAAAGAGTCTCATTCTCCGCGTGGGCGCATCGCTTTAATGAAGGGCGTTGTTGACGGTTTAATTGAACCGGATGAAGATGTTGAAAATACATTGAATGTTTGTCTTGGGTGTCGCGCTTGTGAACCCGTTTGTCCATCTGGCGTAAACTACGGACATTTATTAGAAGAAGCACGCGATATTATTAATCAAAATAAAAAATTCTCTATGCCAGTTAAAGCTGTTCGCAAAATTGTATTCGAAGGGTTATTCCCTCATCAAAGTCGCATGCGAACATTAACAGGACTCATTGGCTTTTATCAGCGCTCTGGTTTACAAACACTAACGCATAAAACAGGCATTATGAAGTTGTTCCCAGACACACTAGCCACAATGGATCTCGTCTTACCAAAAGTACCTAAAATGAAAGAAATGAAAAATCGCCCTGAATTTTTATCAGCTGAAACAACGAAGAAAAAACGTGTTGCTTTCTTTACTGGCTGTTTAATGGATACGATGTTTTTGGAAACGAACAACGCTACGATGAAACTCCTTCAACTTGCTGGCTGTGATGTTGTAATCCCAAAAGAACAAAGTTGTTGCGGAGCACTGCACGGTCATGCCGGGGAAAAAGGTGGCGCAAAAGAACTTGCCAAACGAAACATCCAAGCCTTTGAAGATTTAAAAATTGATTACATCATTACAAACGCTGGTGGTTGCGGAGCGTATCTCGTAGATTACGATCACTTATTAAAAGATGATCCTAAGTGGACAGAACGTGCAAAACAGTTTGTTACGAAAATAAAAGATATTACTGCTATTTTAGTAGAGTTAGATTTTCATAAACGAACTGATTTACGCCTTCCACCGCAAATTATCACGTATCAAGATTCTTGTCACTTGCGTAATGTTATGCGGACATCTTTTCAGCCACGTATGCTACTGCAAGCAATTCAAGGTGTAACATATCGTGAAATGAAAGAAGCAGATCGTTGCTGTAGTTCTGCCGGTATTTACAATATTGTACACTCTGAATTATCCATGGAATTTTTAGATTACAAAATGGAACGTGTTCATGAAACAGACGCGGCAACCATTGTCACTGCAAATCCAGGTTGCTTACTACAAATGAAACTCGGCATTGAACGAGAAAAACTCTCTCATAAAATGAGAGGCATTCACATTGTAGATTTATTATTAGAAGCAATTGAATACAATTCGTAA
- a CDS encoding histidinol dehydrogenase: MFRYFKFKLNDTVQFAENDGHMYRIVGYRLEKGFYPKDEWTHIIYELLREFDGYTMDAEEEELVKVIQVEEEYYKIHEMSGYRYPVKMKSRPTVSKEETIDDLLDAYNDYKRLADFFKDLSYDQKAEEMLREIKKLRA; this comes from the coding sequence ATGTTTCGCTATTTTAAATTTAAGTTAAATGATACTGTACAGTTTGCAGAAAATGATGGGCACATGTATCGCATTGTCGGTTATAGGCTAGAAAAAGGCTTTTATCCAAAAGATGAATGGACTCATATTATTTATGAATTACTTAGGGAATTTGATGGGTATACGATGGATGCTGAGGAAGAGGAACTTGTGAAAGTCATTCAAGTGGAGGAAGAATATTATAAAATACATGAGATGTCTGGTTATCGGTACCCAGTGAAAATGAAATCAAGGCCAACAGTTTCTAAGGAAGAAACGATAGATGATCTATTAGATGCTTACAACGACTATAAGCGATTAGCGGACTTTTTTAAAGATTTATCTTATGACCAAAAAGCTGAAGAAATGTTACGAGAAATAAAGAAATTACGTGCTTAG
- a CDS encoding MMPL family transporter — protein sequence MKTNVHKIDKWGKLGTFLYQFRYTVIVALIMLAVALGIFAPKLPGVLGGDGFQTKGDYQTTKAILDKDFKQSQDTLLLVFQKNKGTSKEDFQKRIEEIITNIQTKETYDSFHHPLENKEMQQDDIAYATILFSGKTSKERNEKTLQFANEIKKESNDTLKVSPTGFPKINEEINERTQNDLKVAEMIGLPIAFLVLLFSFGSLLASILPIVNGALSVISTMGILYFIGVDKELSIFVLNVAPMIGLALSIDFALLFVNRFREEVAYRTVKEAIAVTYQTAGRAIVFSGLCVFVGLSGLFFFEIDYIQSVAISGMIVVVMSILFSLTLLPALLSLIGKRILKKNQTAPRTSNMWRKFAQFVMKHPIMMIIVVTLFIIVCLLPLRTANLQFPGVEALPEKSDTRIAYEQYEESFNKTVKTHADVTLVLEMKHNVIEKESLQKLEDVIQKLKKDKHVYKVNSLYDELNGMNSEQLATLLQSPQRTQVEPVLEAYTKGNKTTLQIFLDTKPRTETAKQWVRDFKDTYKDDSITYYLGGMTTFQQELEDEIKDKVVIGMSVIFGSTFFILLFAFRSILIPIKAIVMNILSLSATIGIVIWLFEGGHFGLEESSVLFVLPIFIFGLVFGLSMDYEVFLISRIHELYEETGDNDKATLEGLVSTSRIITSAALIMIVVTGAFAFTDILPVKQMGLGVALAIFLDATIIRLMLVPSLMKMFGDWNWWLPFRKKKVKSSD from the coding sequence GTGAAGACAAATGTACATAAAATAGATAAATGGGGAAAACTAGGTACTTTTTTGTATCAATTTCGCTATACAGTTATTGTTGCATTAATCATGTTAGCGGTAGCGCTCGGGATTTTTGCACCAAAACTGCCAGGGGTATTAGGGGGCGATGGTTTTCAAACAAAAGGAGACTATCAAACGACAAAAGCAATTTTAGATAAAGACTTTAAACAGTCGCAAGATACACTTCTTCTCGTATTTCAAAAGAATAAAGGAACTTCAAAAGAGGATTTTCAAAAACGAATAGAAGAAATTATAACAAACATTCAAACGAAAGAAACGTATGATTCATTCCATCATCCATTAGAAAATAAGGAAATGCAGCAAGATGATATTGCGTATGCGACGATTTTATTTTCTGGGAAAACAAGTAAAGAGCGTAATGAAAAGACGTTACAATTTGCAAATGAAATAAAAAAAGAAAGTAATGATACTTTGAAAGTATCACCGACAGGCTTTCCAAAGATTAATGAAGAAATTAATGAACGGACACAAAATGATTTGAAAGTAGCAGAAATGATCGGATTGCCAATTGCTTTTCTTGTACTATTATTTTCATTCGGAAGCTTGCTTGCTTCCATCTTACCGATTGTAAACGGGGCGCTTAGTGTTATTAGTACAATGGGAATTTTATATTTTATCGGTGTAGATAAAGAGTTATCGATTTTTGTATTAAATGTTGCACCTATGATTGGGCTTGCCTTATCAATTGATTTCGCATTGTTATTTGTAAATCGATTTCGTGAGGAAGTGGCATATCGGACTGTAAAAGAAGCCATAGCTGTCACATATCAAACAGCAGGGCGTGCTATTGTATTTTCTGGATTATGTGTATTTGTTGGTTTATCTGGTTTGTTTTTCTTTGAAATTGATTACATTCAATCTGTTGCGATTAGCGGAATGATTGTTGTTGTGATGAGTATTTTATTTTCACTTACACTTCTTCCAGCGTTGTTATCGTTAATAGGGAAACGAATATTGAAAAAGAATCAAACTGCACCTCGCACTTCAAACATGTGGCGTAAGTTCGCTCAATTTGTGATGAAGCATCCTATTATGATGATTATTGTTGTTACATTGTTTATTATTGTCTGTTTATTGCCGCTTCGCACTGCAAATCTTCAATTTCCCGGTGTAGAAGCATTGCCAGAGAAAAGTGATACACGAATTGCATATGAACAGTATGAAGAGTCATTCAACAAAACAGTAAAAACACATGCTGATGTTACGCTAGTGCTAGAGATGAAACATAATGTCATAGAGAAAGAAAGTTTACAGAAGTTAGAAGATGTTATTCAAAAACTGAAAAAAGATAAGCATGTGTATAAAGTAAACAGTCTATATGATGAATTAAACGGTATGAATTCTGAACAACTAGCTACATTGTTACAATCCCCGCAGCGTACGCAAGTGGAGCCTGTACTAGAAGCGTATACAAAAGGAAATAAAACAACTCTTCAAATTTTCTTGGATACAAAGCCGAGAACGGAAACTGCGAAACAATGGGTTCGTGACTTTAAAGACACGTATAAAGATGACAGTATTACGTATTATTTAGGGGGTATGACAACATTTCAACAAGAGTTAGAGGACGAAATTAAAGATAAAGTTGTGATTGGGATGTCAGTTATATTCGGTTCCACTTTCTTTATTTTGCTATTTGCATTCCGTTCTATACTCATTCCAATTAAGGCTATTGTGATGAATATACTTAGTTTAAGTGCAACCATTGGTATTGTGATTTGGTTATTTGAAGGAGGGCACTTTGGACTAGAGGAAAGCTCCGTTTTATTCGTGTTACCAATCTTTATATTTGGCCTTGTATTTGGCTTAAGCATGGACTATGAAGTATTTCTTATTTCACGTATTCATGAATTGTATGAAGAGACAGGAGATAATGACAAGGCAACGCTAGAAGGACTTGTATCAACAAGTCGTATTATTACATCAGCTGCTCTTATTATGATTGTTGTAACAGGAGCATTCGCTTTTACGGATATTTTACCAGTAAAGCAGATGGGACTTGGTGTGGCACTTGCTATTTTTCTTGATGCAACGATTATTCGGCTTATGCTTGTACCGAGTTTAATGAAAATGTTTGGAGATTGGAATTGGTGGTTACCTTTTCGAAAGAAAAAAGTAAAATCATCAGATTAA
- a CDS encoding response regulator transcription factor: protein MKKHKVLLVDDESDMRQLVGMYLDNFGYEWGEAGNGKDALHMLHTDHYDFVILDIMMPEMDGISVCKEIRKTSDVPIIFLTAKGEEWNRVNGLRMGADDYIVKPFSPGELIARMEAVLRRYTKQEEQQEELQFGPIRINEKSRKIETNGETISLTVKEFDLLYFLCGHNGQVFSREQLLEKVWGYDYAGSTRTVDTHVKTMRLKLGESGNYIQTVWGVGYKFEV, encoded by the coding sequence ATGAAGAAGCATAAAGTGTTACTTGTAGATGATGAAAGTGATATGAGGCAGCTTGTTGGCATGTATTTAGATAATTTCGGATATGAATGGGGAGAAGCGGGGAATGGAAAAGACGCCCTTCATATGCTTCATACAGATCATTACGATTTTGTCATTTTAGATATTATGATGCCAGAGATGGATGGGATTTCAGTTTGTAAAGAAATCCGAAAAACCTCCGATGTACCAATTATTTTCTTAACAGCAAAAGGAGAAGAATGGAATCGTGTGAATGGCTTAAGGATGGGAGCAGATGATTATATTGTGAAGCCGTTTAGCCCTGGAGAACTTATCGCTCGTATGGAAGCAGTATTAAGAAGATATACAAAGCAAGAAGAACAACAAGAAGAGCTTCAATTTGGTCCAATCCGAATTAATGAAAAAAGCAGGAAAATTGAGACGAACGGTGAGACAATCTCCCTTACGGTAAAAGAGTTTGATTTACTGTATTTCCTTTGTGGGCATAATGGACAAGTATTCAGCCGCGAGCAATTGCTTGAAAAAGTATGGGGATATGATTATGCAGGAAGTACAAGAACGGTAGATACACATGTCAAAACGATGCGTTTAAAACTTGGAGAAAGTGGAAACTACATTCAAACGGTTTGGGGTGTAGGTTATAAATTTGAGGTGTAA
- a CDS encoding CAP domain-containing protein: MKKRVLLSVVAATAFTFGASTLNAEAATVQPSTIKVQNIQQTKVFMQHMNQQELQKYLQSMGINSLTQLNQVQGQQGNCFIPGQQPNVPAPETTKPVEQKPAENKPAEETAKPEAQKPAENNNNNNNNNNETQKPAENKPAEESKGSLSEFEQRVVELTNAERTKQGLPALKVDAELSKVARAKSEDMQKNNYFDHNSPTYGSPFDMMKKFGISYKSAGENIAQGQRTPEEVVQAWMNSEGHRANILNSGYTHIGVGYVESGNYWTQQFITK; the protein is encoded by the coding sequence ATGAAAAAACGTGTTTTATTATCTGTCGTAGCAGCGACTGCATTTACATTCGGAGCATCTACTCTTAATGCGGAAGCAGCAACAGTACAACCATCTACAATTAAGGTTCAAAATATTCAGCAAACTAAAGTCTTTATGCAACATATGAATCAACAAGAATTACAAAAATACTTACAATCTATGGGAATTAACTCTCTAACACAATTGAATCAAGTACAAGGCCAACAAGGTAACTGCTTCATTCCTGGTCAGCAACCAAATGTCCCTGCACCAGAAACTACGAAACCTGTAGAGCAAAAACCAGCTGAAAACAAACCTGCTGAAGAAACAGCGAAACCAGAAGCACAAAAGCCAGCTGAAAATAACAATAACAATAACAATAACAACAACGAAACACAAAAACCGGCTGAAAATAAGCCTGCTGAAGAATCAAAAGGTTCTTTAAGCGAATTTGAACAACGCGTTGTTGAATTAACAAACGCTGAGCGTACAAAACAAGGCTTACCAGCATTAAAAGTTGACGCTGAATTAAGTAAAGTTGCACGCGCTAAATCTGAAGATATGCAAAAAAATAACTACTTCGATCATAATAGCCCAACATACGGATCTCCATTCGATATGATGAAGAAGTTCGGTATTTCTTATAAATCTGCAGGTGAAAACATCGCACAAGGCCAACGTACACCAGAAGAAGTTGTACAAGCTTGGATGAATAGTGAAGGTCACCGTGCAAATATTTTAAATAGTGGTTATACTCACATCGGTGTTGGTTATGTTGAAAGTGGAAACTACTGGACACAACAATTTATTACGAAATAA
- the glcD gene encoding glycolate oxidase subunit GlcD: MLEQHIIDSFVSIVGKDNVDTSNMGRLTYSYDATPNFQAMPDAVVAPRNTNEVADILKVCNEHKVPVYVRGSGTNLCAGTCPLEGGVVLIFRHMNNILEIDEENLTITVQAGVITLDIIKAVEEKGLFYPPDPSSMKISTIGGNINENSGGLRGLKYGVTRDYVMGLEIVLPNGDIIRTGGKLAKDVAGYDLTRLFIGSEGTLGVVTEAILKLVPMPETKKTMLALYQDINEAARAVSAIIANKIIPATLEFLDQPTIEVVEEFAQIGLPTDVKAILLIEQDGSPEVVNRDIEKMAEVFRSMHAVDVRVAKDETEADALRTARRSALSALARLKPTTILEDATVPRSQIAPMVEAINAIAKKYDIAICTFGHAGDGNLHPTCMTDARNAEEMHRAEQAFAEIFEKAIELGGTITGEHGVGAMKAPYLELKLGKEGIAAMKGIKQAFDPHNIMNPGKMFAKDSRKRVVVER, translated from the coding sequence ATGTTAGAACAACATATTATTGATTCATTCGTATCTATTGTTGGCAAAGATAATGTAGATACGTCCAACATGGGACGATTAACGTATAGTTACGATGCAACTCCAAATTTCCAAGCGATGCCTGATGCGGTTGTCGCACCGCGCAATACGAACGAAGTAGCTGACATATTAAAGGTATGTAATGAACATAAAGTTCCGGTTTACGTTCGCGGTTCTGGAACAAATCTTTGTGCAGGAACATGTCCACTTGAAGGCGGGGTTGTTCTGATCTTCCGCCATATGAATAACATTTTAGAAATAGATGAAGAAAATTTAACAATTACTGTACAAGCTGGCGTCATTACGCTTGATATTATTAAAGCTGTAGAAGAAAAAGGATTATTTTATCCACCAGATCCAAGCTCTATGAAAATCTCTACAATTGGTGGTAACATTAATGAAAATTCGGGTGGTTTACGCGGTTTAAAATACGGTGTAACACGGGATTATGTGATGGGTCTTGAGATTGTCTTACCGAATGGTGATATCATTCGCACTGGTGGCAAATTAGCAAAAGATGTAGCTGGTTATGATTTAACTCGCCTATTCATCGGCTCAGAAGGCACACTTGGTGTTGTAACGGAAGCCATTTTAAAACTTGTCCCAATGCCTGAAACAAAAAAAACAATGCTTGCATTATATCAAGACATCAATGAAGCAGCTCGTGCTGTATCAGCAATCATTGCGAATAAAATCATTCCAGCAACACTTGAGTTTTTAGATCAGCCAACAATTGAAGTAGTAGAAGAATTTGCACAGATTGGTTTACCAACGGATGTAAAGGCAATTCTCCTAATCGAACAAGATGGCTCTCCTGAAGTTGTTAACCGTGATATTGAAAAAATGGCTGAAGTTTTCCGTTCTATGCATGCGGTTGATGTTCGCGTTGCAAAGGATGAAACAGAAGCAGATGCACTTCGTACAGCACGCCGTAGTGCCCTCTCCGCTTTAGCAAGACTAAAACCTACTACAATTTTAGAAGATGCTACTGTACCACGTTCTCAAATTGCTCCTATGGTTGAAGCAATTAATGCCATCGCTAAAAAATATGATATTGCTATTTGTACTTTTGGGCATGCTGGTGATGGAAACTTACATCCAACATGTATGACCGATGCTCGTAATGCAGAAGAAATGCACCGTGCTGAACAAGCCTTTGCAGAAATCTTCGAAAAAGCAATTGAACTTGGTGGTACCATCACAGGGGAACATGGCGTTGGCGCTATGAAAGCTCCTTATTTAGAGTTAAAGTTAGGCAAAGAAGGCATCGCTGCTATGAAGGGTATTAAACAAGCTTTCGACCCACACAATATTATGAATCCTGGAAAGATGTTTGCTAAGGACTCTCGTAAAAGAGTGGTGGTAGAAAGATGA
- a CDS encoding sugar diacid recognition domain-containing protein, translated as MLFPDLANKIVREVRRLITENIIIIDIQGTIIASTDAMRIGQFHEGALRCAKEKKTVIVTKEDEQHLQGVKAGVNLPLLFHDEVIGVIGITGEPENISQYGEILRKMTELLIHENYFLEQLELEHRSYEAFVFDWLQSNDWSPSFLDRAKTLGIDLHKKKQLILFSFDQDDTMLQRKIWQHIRNLLTKEELFVRWGNDRFILFTTMETKKRTFQFLKKLKQDCESLFPITLYIGIGQTVMPDEMHISYEQALRALSVAFETKGIIFNEDLRLEMCLQDITTETSEEFLQRTIYSLLPATELMQTLRLFIDHNQSYKQTAEMLHIHINTLHYRLKKIEDYTGLDPKQFKDLIILYFALLLLDNHTKKDNKTN; from the coding sequence ATGCTCTTTCCTGATTTAGCAAACAAAATTGTCCGTGAAGTTCGAAGGCTAATTACCGAAAATATTATCATTATTGATATACAAGGTACCATTATCGCTAGCACCGATGCTATGCGAATTGGACAATTCCACGAAGGTGCCCTTCGCTGTGCGAAAGAAAAGAAAACCGTTATTGTTACAAAAGAAGACGAACAGCATTTACAAGGAGTAAAAGCAGGAGTGAATCTCCCTCTTCTTTTCCACGATGAAGTAATCGGTGTCATCGGTATTACAGGGGAACCTGAAAATATTTCACAATACGGGGAAATATTACGGAAAATGACCGAATTATTAATTCATGAAAATTATTTTTTAGAACAACTAGAACTTGAACACCGCTCCTATGAAGCTTTTGTTTTTGACTGGTTACAGAGCAATGATTGGTCTCCTAGTTTTCTCGATCGTGCGAAAACACTCGGCATTGATTTACATAAGAAAAAACAACTTATTTTATTTTCCTTTGATCAAGATGATACGATGCTACAACGCAAAATTTGGCAGCATATTCGCAACTTGTTAACGAAAGAAGAGCTATTTGTACGCTGGGGAAATGACCGTTTTATACTATTTACTACTATGGAAACAAAAAAAAGAACGTTTCAATTTTTAAAAAAACTGAAACAAGATTGTGAATCTTTATTTCCAATTACACTATATATCGGTATTGGACAAACTGTCATGCCAGATGAAATGCATATATCATACGAACAGGCATTGCGTGCACTTTCAGTAGCCTTTGAAACGAAAGGCATTATATTTAATGAAGATTTACGTTTAGAAATGTGCCTGCAAGATATCACTACTGAAACTAGTGAAGAATTTCTTCAACGCACTATTTACAGTTTGCTGCCTGCAACTGAACTCATGCAAACACTACGCTTATTTATCGATCATAATCAGTCCTACAAGCAAACAGCAGAGATGTTACACATTCATATTAATACATTACATTACAGACTCAAAAAAATAGAAGATTACACAGGACTCGACCCAAAACAATTTAAAGATTTAATTATTTTATACTTCGCACTTCTTTTATTAGATAATCATACAAAAAAAGATAACAAAACCAATTAA
- a CDS encoding RluA family pseudouridine synthase — MEMKRKGEWCEITVPAKWSGISIDSLLKEEWGVPKKLLHKLRMEKGIIVNGERKGWSESLQEGDKLQVHMFIQEEYGVQPEFDDLEVIFEDDHVLIVNKPAHMDTHPSSKGGTGTLANLVAFHLQMQGVETKVRHIHRLDKDTTGGVVFAKHGIAGVIMDRLLMERNIKRTYLALVEGKIKKKQGIIDAAIGRDRHHATRRRVSQKGDHAVTHYRVEKYFKKQDVTLVTLQLETGRTHQIRVHMSHSGHPLIGDMLYGGQTKYMSHQALHAMRIAFLHPITKEEITVEVPLPSDLNKIMESFEMSHK; from the coding sequence ATGGAAATGAAAAGAAAGGGAGAATGGTGCGAAATTACGGTTCCTGCTAAATGGAGTGGTATTAGCATTGATTCTTTATTAAAAGAAGAATGGGGCGTCCCTAAAAAACTATTACACAAGCTTCGTATGGAAAAAGGCATTATTGTCAATGGAGAACGAAAAGGGTGGAGTGAATCTTTACAAGAGGGAGATAAACTGCAAGTTCATATGTTTATCCAGGAAGAGTATGGTGTCCAGCCAGAGTTCGATGATTTAGAAGTAATATTTGAAGATGATCATGTACTAATTGTAAATAAGCCTGCACATATGGATACGCATCCTTCTAGTAAAGGGGGAACAGGAACACTTGCGAATCTCGTTGCTTTCCATTTACAAATGCAAGGTGTGGAAACCAAAGTGCGTCATATTCATCGATTAGATAAAGATACAACGGGTGGTGTTGTATTTGCAAAACATGGAATCGCTGGTGTTATTATGGATCGATTATTAATGGAGCGTAACATTAAAAGAACGTATTTGGCATTGGTGGAAGGGAAAATAAAAAAGAAGCAAGGAATAATTGACGCAGCGATTGGAAGAGATCGACATCATGCAACGAGACGTCGTGTGTCCCAAAAAGGTGATCATGCTGTAACGCATTATAGAGTAGAGAAATATTTTAAGAAGCAAGATGTAACACTTGTAACATTACAATTAGAGACAGGAAGAACGCATCAAATTCGTGTTCATATGAGTCATAGTGGTCATCCGCTTATTGGTGATATGTTATATGGGGGACAAACAAAATATATGTCTCATCAAGCTTTACATGCTATGCGGATTGCTTTTTTACATCCTATTACAAAAGAAGAGATAACAGTAGAGGTTCCACTTCCTAGTGATTTAAATAAAATCATGGAATCTTTTGAAATGTCGCATAAATAA
- a CDS encoding DUF1648 domain-containing protein, producing MVRHKYIMGIFLASFLFTLFLYPYLPNDLAVRWNQSGEPNEYARKLVVVLFIPCLIIFFHGLLYIISHYIYKFNEHNYYIVMRFKESVSLFLLFIHMLILAIGTGIDIPFQTGLIIGISAFLFMVSKGFKKRKKEEPMVLQKIRLFSQRIFQCMSLIILLCLFLKLKWGFYLLVGVISCGSISFMFCILYAYILENYEI from the coding sequence TTGGTAAGACATAAATATATTATGGGTATATTTCTTGCTAGTTTTCTATTTACGTTGTTTCTATATCCATATTTACCGAATGATTTAGCGGTCCGTTGGAACCAGAGTGGTGAACCAAATGAATATGCGAGGAAGCTAGTGGTTGTGTTATTTATTCCGTGTCTGATTATTTTTTTTCATGGTTTATTGTATATTATTTCACATTACATATATAAGTTTAATGAACATAACTACTATATTGTGATGAGATTTAAAGAAAGTGTATCGCTATTTTTATTATTTATTCATATGCTTATTCTTGCCATTGGTACGGGCATAGATATACCATTTCAAACCGGTCTTATAATAGGTATTAGTGCGTTTCTTTTTATGGTTAGTAAAGGATTTAAAAAGAGAAAAAAAGAGGAACCGATGGTGTTACAAAAAATACGTTTGTTTAGTCAACGTATTTTTCAATGCATGTCGCTCATCATACTACTTTGTTTATTTTTGAAACTGAAATGGGGATTTTATCTACTAGTCGGTGTCATTAGTTGTGGATCTATTTCTTTTATGTTTTGTATTTTGTATGCATATATACTAGAAAATTACGAAATATAA